A region of Salinibacter sp. 10B DNA encodes the following proteins:
- the rpsP gene encoding 30S ribosomal protein S16, translated as MSVKLRLRRIGRKKIPVYSIVAADSRNARDGRYIEDIGRYFPLRDPAEVRLDEERALYWLDNGAQPSDTVRSILYRRGLMLQNHLKQKGEPADVIEEKVSEFRDRMAQQGDDLKMAVQPQGADALEKERERAEDLDKEARLRAQATPLSGVEDEAEETEADADEADAEADAEADVDEEPDEDEE; from the coding sequence TTCGATTGCGCCGCATAGGGCGCAAAAAAATTCCGGTTTATTCGATCGTTGCCGCCGACTCGCGCAATGCACGAGACGGTCGCTACATCGAGGACATTGGCCGCTACTTTCCGCTTCGAGACCCCGCAGAGGTGCGCCTCGACGAAGAGCGAGCCCTCTATTGGCTCGACAACGGGGCACAGCCCAGCGATACGGTACGGTCAATCCTCTACCGCCGGGGCCTGATGCTGCAGAATCATCTGAAGCAAAAGGGCGAGCCGGCCGACGTAATTGAGGAGAAAGTGTCCGAGTTTCGGGATCGGATGGCCCAGCAGGGCGACGATTTGAAAATGGCCGTGCAGCCGCAGGGTGCCGACGCGCTGGAAAAGGAGCGTGAGCGGGCGGAAGACCTTGACAAAGAGGCTCGTCTTCGGGCCCAGGCCACGCCTCTCTCGGGAGTTGAGGACGAGGCCGAAGAGACAGAGGCCGATGCCGATGAAGCTGACGCCGAGGCCGACGCGGAAGCGGACGTTGATGAGGAGCCGGACGAAGACGAAGAATAG
- the trmD gene encoding tRNA (guanosine(37)-N1)-methyltransferase TrmD has protein sequence MRIDVITALPGLVDGPLQHSIVRRAQDSGAVEIAVHDLREHAVGKHRQIDDFPYGGGAGMVLKPEPIFRCVEAIEDEHGEPDEVIFLTPDGEQIDQPIVNRLTMHDHLVLLAGHYKGIDQRVRDGLVTRELSIGDFVLSGGELPALVLIDAVVRLLPGVLGDASSALTDSFQDGLLDAPVYTRPAEYRGRSVPEVLRSGDHQRVEEWRDEKRLEKTRDRRPDLLPESS, from the coding sequence ATGCGTATCGATGTCATCACAGCCCTGCCCGGTCTCGTCGACGGTCCGCTGCAGCATAGCATCGTGCGGCGGGCGCAGGACAGTGGGGCCGTTGAGATTGCCGTGCACGACCTTCGGGAGCACGCCGTGGGGAAGCACCGGCAGATTGACGACTTTCCCTATGGAGGGGGAGCGGGCATGGTGCTCAAGCCTGAGCCGATTTTTCGGTGCGTCGAAGCAATCGAAGATGAACACGGCGAGCCCGATGAAGTCATTTTTCTGACCCCGGATGGGGAGCAGATCGATCAGCCGATCGTAAACCGGCTGACAATGCATGACCACTTGGTTTTGCTTGCGGGGCATTACAAAGGCATTGACCAGCGGGTGCGTGACGGGCTGGTTACGAGAGAACTTTCGATTGGTGATTTTGTGCTTAGCGGCGGCGAGCTGCCCGCCCTTGTTCTTATTGACGCGGTGGTGCGGCTGCTGCCCGGGGTGCTCGGCGATGCGTCGTCCGCGCTGACCGATTCATTCCAGGACGGATTGCTTGATGCCCCCGTCTACACTCGTCCGGCGGAATACCGGGGCCGCTCGGTGCCCGAGGTGCTGCGCTCCGGCGATCACCAGCGGGTGGAAGAGTGGAGAGACGAAAAGCGTCTCGAAAAGACGCGCGACCGCCGCCCCGACCTATTGCCGGAGTCGTCATAG
- the rimM gene encoding ribosome maturation factor RimM (Essential for efficient processing of 16S rRNA), which produces MPSSSEPSSDSAAATPDYADVAPEAMVQIGFVFRPHGIAGELKINPEHTDDPARYEELDTVYVGKHPHAVVQHTIASVRYQQTKRGTTVILGLADIASRTDAEAVMKQKVFAHEEDLELEDDEVFIHDLVGLSVLTEEGEELGTVANYMEMPAQDVFVVTRSDGSEAMIPAVEDFILEVDLEGGRLVVRPIEGLLD; this is translated from the coding sequence ATGCCTTCTTCCTCTGAACCTTCGTCCGACTCGGCTGCGGCGACGCCCGACTACGCCGATGTAGCACCGGAGGCGATGGTACAGATCGGCTTCGTCTTCCGCCCCCACGGGATCGCGGGGGAGCTCAAGATCAATCCCGAACATACCGACGATCCGGCCCGCTACGAGGAGCTGGACACGGTGTATGTCGGAAAGCATCCGCACGCCGTCGTTCAGCACACGATTGCGTCGGTGCGCTACCAGCAGACGAAGCGAGGGACGACGGTGATCCTCGGCCTGGCGGACATTGCGTCGCGCACAGATGCCGAGGCGGTGATGAAGCAGAAGGTATTTGCCCACGAGGAGGACCTGGAGTTGGAAGACGACGAGGTCTTCATTCATGACCTCGTGGGCCTTTCAGTCTTGACCGAAGAGGGAGAAGAGCTGGGAACCGTGGCCAACTACATGGAGATGCCTGCGCAAGACGTGTTTGTCGTCACGCGTTCTGATGGCTCGGAGGCCATGATTCCGGCCGTAGAGGATTTTATCCTTGAGGTTGACTTGGAAGGCGGCCGGCTCGTGGTGCGTCCCATTGAAGGGCTTCTCGATTAG
- the rplS gene encoding 50S ribosomal protein L19, which yields MSTDLMSVVEATQFRDDVPDFDVGDTVNVHLRVVEGEKERIQKFEGICLNRRGSGSSETFTVRKMTEGTGVERIFPIHSPRIAEIEVTRRGKVRRSNLSFLRDRVGKSARVKERVQDE from the coding sequence ATGTCTACTGATCTAATGAGCGTCGTCGAGGCCACGCAGTTCCGGGACGACGTCCCCGACTTCGACGTGGGGGACACTGTGAATGTCCATCTGCGCGTGGTAGAAGGCGAAAAAGAGCGGATCCAGAAGTTTGAGGGCATCTGTCTCAACCGGCGCGGGTCCGGGTCCAGCGAAACCTTTACGGTTCGAAAGATGACGGAAGGCACCGGCGTCGAGCGAATTTTCCCGATTCACTCTCCTCGGATTGCCGAGATTGAGGTCACGCGGCGCGGAAAGGTGCGCCGGTCCAACCTCTCGTTCCTTCGGGATCGAGTCGGCAAGTCTGCCCGCGTAAAGGAGCGCGTGCAGGACGAGTAG